The DNA sequence AATTTTGGTACTCGATTCGATGACTGGCCAAGAATCGCTTCGCGTGGCTCAAGCATTTGATCAAGCGGTTGGCTTTTCTGGGGCGATTTTGACCAAAATTGATAGCGATACGAGAGCTGGCGCTGCATTTGCATTCTGCTATGAGCTTAAAAAACCACTTCTTTTCTTGGGATCAGGAGAGAAAATGGATGAATTGGAGCTTTTCAGGCCTGAACGAATGGCCACCCGTATTTTGGGCATGGGGGACGTGCAAACGCTCCTGGAACGCGCTCAGCAAAAAATTAAGCAGTCAGATCAGCAAAAACTTGAAGAGAACTTCAATCGGGGCGTTTTTACACTGAGCGATTTTGCCCAGCAAATAGATATGATGAATTCTCTTGGTTCGTTTTCCCAAGTACTCAAATATATACCTGGTGTTTCCTCTACCAGCATCAATAAAGATGCCATGGCACAGGGAGAAACCCAGATGAAGCGGTTCCGGGCTATTATTAATTCAATGACCCAAAAAGAACGTGCAAACCACACCTTGCTCAACGGATCGCGCAAGCAACGGATAGCAAAAGGGGCGGGCGTAGCTGTTTCTGAGGTAAATCTTTTGATAGCTCGATTTGAACAAATGCAGCATTTTGTTAAACTATTTAAGAAATCGGGAAAATTCTCCCCTTTTAAGCGTTGATACACTTTAGTGAAAGGTTGCCTGCAATGGCAGTAAAAATACGCATGTCGCGTCTGGGCAAGAAAAATGCTCCTTATTTTCGTATCGTAGCGGTTGATTCTCGTAAAAAGCGTGATGGCGCGTTTCTCGAAGATTTGGGTACTTACAATCCAACAACAGGCGAAGTTCTTCAATTCCACTTTGAACGTATAACTGACTGGCTTGGCAAAGGCGCTGTTCCTTCAGATACGGTTAAGAGACTGTACAAAGAGCACAAGAAGAGTGCTTCTGCGACTGCTCAATAGGTTTTGAAACTATGTTAAAACAATTGATTGAGCATGTGGTGAGTAAACTCGTTGATAAGCCCGAAGTGGTTAAAGTGGAAGTTTTCCACGAAGATGCACGCGTACTTATCGAGTTGAAAGTCCATGAGGACGATTTTAAGAGAGTAATTGGCAAAGAGGGGCGCGTGATTAAAGCGATTCGCTCTGTTGCGCAAGTTATTACTCCCGAAGGCAAAGAAGTCGTCGTCGACGTTGTACAATAATGAATATTTCGATAATGACCGTTTTTCCTCAGCTTTATGAGCCGTTTATTAAAACAAGTTTAATAGGCAGGGCAGTAGAGCAGGGGAAAATTTCTTTTGATCTTACCGATTATTTTTCGTACTGTCCGCCAAAAACACGCATCGATGCGCCCGCTTTCGGGCATGGCGCTGGTATGGTGATTAAGCCTGAAGTTGTGACTCAAGCGATTGAGGATAAAGAGCGCGCGCACGGAAAAGCGTTCAAGATTTTTTTCTCGCCTCAGGGAAAGAAACTTGATCAATATGTGCTGAAAAATATAGCGCAGCAACTAAAAGGTGTTGATCATCTTATGCTTGTTTCAAGCAGGTACGAAGGGATAGATGCACGTGTTGAGAAAGAATACGCTGATCTCGTTCTTTCGATCGGCGATTTTGTTTTGATGGGTGGCGATCTTCCTGCAATGGTTCTTCTTGAGGGATTACTCAGATTGGAGCCAGGGATTGTTGGCAAACAAGAATCGGTGGAGCGTGAATCGTTCAACGGTCCGTTTGTCGATTTTCCTCCGTATACCGCGCCAGTTAATTGGAAGGGGCATGAAGTTCCTGAAGTTTTACGCTCTGGAAATCATGCACTTATGGATAAATGGCGGCAGGAGCAATCGGTAAAGAAATCGGTGGCACATCATTTTGAATGGGTACGCTCATTTGAATTAAGTGCAAAAG is a window from the Candidatus Babeliales bacterium genome containing:
- the trmD gene encoding tRNA (guanosine(37)-N1)-methyltransferase TrmD: MNISIMTVFPQLYEPFIKTSLIGRAVEQGKISFDLTDYFSYCPPKTRIDAPAFGHGAGMVIKPEVVTQAIEDKERAHGKAFKIFFSPQGKKLDQYVLKNIAQQLKGVDHLMLVSSRYEGIDARVEKEYADLVLSIGDFVLMGGDLPAMVLLEGLLRLEPGIVGKQESVERESFNGPFVDFPPYTAPVNWKGHEVPEVLRSGNHALMDKWRQEQSVKKSVAHHFEWVRSFELSAKEKALVAQEIPHHYCVLMHSDVMLPHDGVGTTSVTSMDIHDIARSASTFGLTNYFLVTPLEDQQRVVKTLLDFWQTGYGIEYNNNRHQAVSKVELLASFDQVIAGIEAKEGKKPLVIATSAKKSEPEKSITYYDQSKVWAKGQPVIIVFGTGKGLSPEFMARVDYILEPIEGLTGFNHLSVRSAVAIIFDRWLGLKHKQR
- the rpsP gene encoding 30S ribosomal protein S16, with amino-acid sequence MAVKIRMSRLGKKNAPYFRIVAVDSRKKRDGAFLEDLGTYNPTTGEVLQFHFERITDWLGKGAVPSDTVKRLYKEHKKSASATAQ
- a CDS encoding KH domain-containing protein; translation: MLKQLIEHVVSKLVDKPEVVKVEVFHEDARVLIELKVHEDDFKRVIGKEGRVIKAIRSVAQVITPEGKEVVVDVVQ
- the ffh gene encoding signal recognition particle protein is translated as MFDFLTEKFSSVFSRLTGQRYLTEKNIGDTLDKVKEALLEADVPYAVVNAFIDKVRQDVLGKKVLGTLNPGEQFIKIVHDQLVEFLGAMRSDDQFLFIRGQTVMVMGLQGSGKTTTIGKLAHYVQENARMRKTAAPKILCASVDFYRPAAVEQLEVVSKNAGASFYRATKADPVAAASEILAYFKQHSFDLLFLDTAGRLHVDSQMLSELQAIDHAVNPQAKILVLDSMTGQESLRVAQAFDQAVGFSGAILTKIDSDTRAGAAFAFCYELKKPLLFLGSGEKMDELELFRPERMATRILGMGDVQTLLERAQQKIKQSDQQKLEENFNRGVFTLSDFAQQIDMMNSLGSFSQVLKYIPGVSSTSINKDAMAQGETQMKRFRAIINSMTQKERANHTLLNGSRKQRIAKGAGVAVSEVNLLIARFEQMQHFVKLFKKSGKFSPFKR